The sequence TATATCTTTATCTAAGATTCGTTTTCTTGTAACTACAGACCGTAAATAGCATATCAACATATATATCCACTTCtcttaaagtaaaaaaataagattatacCGGCTCAACCAAAAATAAGATTAGTGGACGTTAGTGCATTACAGTTGACTATTATATATTTCGTTATTTTCTTATGGATACGAGTAGGAATAATCCGAAAAAGGAAAAATAGGAATCGAAATATCTTGCCATGTTGAAGTTTAGTTAAAAGCACAATGGAAGCTGATAGACCCACCAAAGATTATATGTGTCTCAACGATCAGTGGGATGTCTGTATACTATATAGTAAGCAGTAACAAAACACAATGGCATTTATGGTAGGAAAAAAAAGGCTGATGGACGCATTAATAGACCTGTCTCAGTTTTTGTATGAAGATTTGTATACGTTTTAAGATTTCATCTGATTGTCACATCGATTCAACAGTAAAATTATTCAAGAGTATGAGGAGCATATGCAAAAGTTGGCAGCCAAGCTGATGTGGCTGGCATTAGGCGCACTTGGAGTTGAAGAAAAAGACATTGAATGGGCCGGTCCCATTTCAGACTTTCAAGGAGCACAAGCAGCTATCCAACTAAACCACTATCCAATATGTCCAGAACCGGACCGAGCAATGGGTCTCGCAGCACATACCGACTCAACTCTCTTGACCATACTGTACCAGAACAACACCGCCGGTCTCCAAGTTTTCAGGGATGACGTGGGCTGGATCACCGTGCCACCTGTCCCTGGCTCACTAGTGGTCAACGTCGGTGACTTACTCCACATTTTGACCAACGGAATATTCCCGAGCGTGCTTCATCGAGCTAGGGTTAACCACCTCCGATCTCGCTTCTCCATGGCTTACCTGTGGGGTCCACCTTCTGATCTAATGATCTCTCCGCTTCCCAAACTCGTTGATCCTCTCCATTCTCCTCTTTACCCATCTCTTACTTGGAAGCAGTACCTTGCAACCAAAGCTACTCATTTTAATCAGTCTCTTTCCTTTATTAGAAACTATCTGTCTTCAGACCAAATATCTTGATGTTTACATTTGTACTTTCATTATTGTACAGCTTTTATCTGggtaatatgattaataattaatattttattttacctcATTACACGAGCACTTTACTGGATAAAATACATGAATCAAGGTACATTTCCCATTTCCCCcgccattttttttaaatgtgaaaaCTTGCTTGATTTTGATGTTTAAGCAATAAATAAGTACTTATCTCTAAAGGAATCAAGTCCTGGGGTCATTAAAAGCTCTCCATAAAGTAATAATGACAAAACAACAATTTGTAACTCACACCATGCATGAACACACTTGTTTTAATCATAACATGCCAGTCAAATTGCTAGTTTTATTTGGAAAATGGCATTATCCGAGTTATTGTCAATAAGTTATAAGTAAAATTACATAATCAATATAGAGAAACCAACATTTGTCAATATTAATACGTGGATCCAATCAAATTGCTTAGGTTTAGTTGGAAATACCCAATAAGATGTATTCTACCAATCCATAATACACTAGCTTAGACCTTAACATGTGTAGCTCCAGAAAAGGACAAGAATCAAAAAAGGATTTATCCTCATCATATATGCATGTATTAAACTTGTTGTGATCAACATATATTCATAACATATGTGTGTGTTCTGTGTATATATATCCTAAGTAATTGTTATATATCATGAGCATCCCAGTCTCACCAAATCCTAACACCCTCAATTTACACCAGCCATGCCTTCAATAAATGAAGATGTGTCTATTGGAAACTTAGgcagtctccaaacactcccaGACTCATTCACCTGGAAACTCACCGCTGCTGACTCCATTCTCCCTCCCTCCTCCGCCGCTGTGAAAGAGTCCATTCCGGTCATAAACCTCTCCGATCCTGAAGTCACCACTTTGTTAGGAAATGCATGCAAAACGTGGGGAGCGTTTCAGATAGCCAACCACGGGATTCCTCAAAGTCTCCTCGACGACGTTGAATCTCTCTCCAAAACCTTTTTCGATATGCCGTCAGAGAGGAAACTCGAGGCTGCTTCCTCTAATAAAGGAGTTAGTGGGTACGGAGAACCTCGAATCTCTCTTTTCTTCGAGAAGAAAATGTGGTCTGAAGGGTTGACAATCGCCGATGGCTCCTACCGCAACCAGTTCCTTACTATTTGGCCCCGTGATTACACCAAATACTGGTAAAGTCCACTACACTTACACACACATGTATTGGATAGTTTACAAAAGTGTTTCAAATGAAATGAAACTTATATTACTGATTATGAGCTTTTCACATGCAAGTTAATTAACTTTATAAATAATGATTAGATCTTGGCTTTCTAACACTCAACGGTGATTCTTGAGTCTTTTTTGGGTGTTTTTCATGCGCAGCGGAATAATCGAAGAGTACAAGGGTGAAATGGAAAACTTAGCGAGCAGACTTCTATCATGCATATTAGGCTCACTTGGTGTCACCGTAGACGACATCGAATGGGCTCAGAAGACCGAGAAATCTGGATCAAAAATGGGCCAAAGCGTCATACGACTAAACCATTACCCGGTTTGTCCTGAGCCAGAAAGAGCCATGGGTCTAGCCGCTCATACCGACTCATGTCTCCTAACCATTTTGCACCAGAGCAACATGGGAGGGCTACAAGTGTTCAAAGAAGAGTCCGGTTGGGTTACGGTAGAGCCCATTCCTGGTGTTCTTGTGGTCAACATCGGCGACCTCTTTCACATTCTATCGAATGGGAAGTTTCCTAGCGTGGTTCACCGAGCAAGGGTTAACCGAACCAAGTCAAGAATATCGATAGCGTATCTGTGGGGTGGTCCAGCCGGTGAAGTGGAGATAAGTCCAATATCAAAGATAGTTGGTCCGGTTGGACCGTGTCTATACCGGCCAGTTACTTGGAGTGAATATCTCCGAATCAAATTTGAGGTTTTCGACAAGGCATTGGACGCAATTAGAGTGGTTAATGCCACCAATTGAATCTCCTCTGTTCGAATGTTTTAAACTAAAACTAAAGTTGCGAATCAAATTTGCATTTAGTATAATACattattatcatttttctcAACACACTGATAATAAACTTGCACACGTTAGAGTGTGGATACATTTATTACGGTGGCAAAGAATGATCACCGAGCAGAGGGGTTGACTTGACTCCGCAGTATAACTGGAGAAGATCTTCGCTGGATTTCTTCATGGAGTTGACGTAAGACTCGTAGAAGCGGAGGAGACCGTCGTGCTCGAAAGGGTAGTAACGAAGGGGATGTTGGTCATCGACGAGCTCCTCCGGCGTACGGATGGTCCCTTTGTGGAAGGAGAAAAAACCTAAAGAGTATCTAACTTCATCTGCGCTCATCACCACCCTGTGGTAACACGGCTTTATCCTATCGTTACTCCACGCCTTCACCAACCACCATAACAACAAGATTCAGTTATAACTTAAATCATTTGcttaagttttatatttttaactagaCTTTACCGTGAGACCCATGCCGGAGAGAACGACGAATCTTGTCGGCGACGGGTTAAACCCGACCCACTGATCGGTCATGGTTTTGAGCTGGAGACCTAGGACGTGGTTCTGGTGGAGGATACTCATGAAGCTCTTATCAGTATGCGATACGAAACCCGTGTTTGCTTCACCGTTTCTCTGTCTCCTGTAACTCAGC is a genomic window of Brassica napus cultivar Da-Ae chromosome A2, Da-Ae, whole genome shotgun sequence containing:
- the LOC106436778 gene encoding gibberellin 3-beta-dioxygenase 2 translates to MHSTLSDVFISHPIHIPLSNLPDFTSLRHLPDSYTWTPKDDLLFSASSSDESLPFIDLSDPHVATRVGHACTTWGAFQITNHGVPSRLLDDIEFLTGSLFQLPVNRKLKAARREDGISGYGVARIASFFNKQMWSEGFTVIGSPLDDFHKLWPRQHLKYCKIIQEYEEHMQKLAAKLMWLALGALGVEEKDIEWAGPISDFQGAQAAIQLNHYPICPEPDRAMGLAAHTDSTLLTILYQNNTAGLQVFRDDVGWITVPPVPGSLVVNVGDLLHILTNGIFPSVLHRARVNHLRSRFSMAYLWGPPSDLMISPLPKLVDPLHSPLYPSLTWKQYLATKATHFNQSLSFIRNYLSSDQIS
- the LOC125586159 gene encoding gibberellin 3-beta-dioxygenase 4-like; its protein translation is MPSINEDVSIGNLGSLQTLPDSFTWKLTAADSILPPSSAAVKESIPVINLSDPEVTTLLGNACKTWGAFQIANHGIPQSLLDDVESLSKTFFDMPSERKLEAASSNKGVSGYGEPRISLFFEKKMWSEGLTIADGSYRNQFLTIWPRDYTKYCGIIEEYKGEMENLASRLLSCILGSLGVTVDDIEWAQKTEKSGSKMGQSVIRLNHYPVCPEPERAMGLAAHTDSCLLTILHQSNMGGLQVFKEESGWVTVEPIPGVLVVNIGDLFHILSNGKFPSVVHRARVNRTKSRISIAYLWGGPAGEVEISPISKIVGPVGPCLYRPVTWSEYLRIKFEVFDKALDAIRVVNATN